Proteins co-encoded in one Plectropomus leopardus isolate mb chromosome 14, YSFRI_Pleo_2.0, whole genome shotgun sequence genomic window:
- the LOC121953753 gene encoding cdc42 effector protein 3-like: protein MPLRTSLYRKPSSGRWPGRNSKRREVLSVNMISLPLADFRHISHIGNDAQRDSFGDLSFLKMGHGLLLQSSQSEQNLFLACSPPPKPPRLNLDDAEGSESPDWRAGHMHNTSQKRKKCSSMPLLDSEEGEAEMEKEGGYQRGNNVTPNMARSLGRGSLSSDKDEDSTDTCDKTAGQHKEEESGFSFSLDLGPSILDDVLQVMEKHHD from the coding sequence ATGCCACTGAGAACATCATTGTACAGAAAGCCATCCTCTGGTCGTTGGCCCGGCAGGAATTCCAAGCGCAGGGAGGTGCTGTCTGTCAACATGATCAGCCTACCACTGGCTGATTTCCGCCACATCTCACATATTGGCAACGATGCCCAGAGAGACAGCTTTGGAGACCTGTCCTTCTTAAAGATGGGCCACGGTCTGCTTCTTCAAAGCTCCCAGAGCGAGCAGAATCTCTTCCTGGCTTGCTCTCCACCGCCAAAGCCCCCTCGGCTGAACCTGGATGATGCCGAGGGCTCAGAGAGCCCCGACTGGCGTGCAGGCCACATGCACAACACATcccagaaaagaaagaaatgcagcTCTATGCCGCTGCTGGATAGTGAGGAAGGGGAAGCAGAGATGGAAAAGGAGGGTGGGTACCAAAGAGGGAATAATGTCACTCCCAATATGGCTCGCAGCCTTGGACGAGGCAGCCTGAGTTCAGACAAGGATGAAGACTCCACAGACACCTGTGATAAAACTGCTGGACAGCataaagaggaggagagtggtTTTTCATTCAGCCTCGACCTGGGCCCTTCAATCCTGGATGATGTTCTCCAGGTGATGGAAAAACACCACGATTAG